The DNA region CTCAACCAAACCATATGTACATTCTCCTtttgaataaagaaaatgttAATGAAGTAGAATGTAAAGCACAAGAGTTCTAATACATTCATACCCTAGCAAATAAGTCTTCTCTCATCCAAGGCACCAGATATTTCCAAGGCCATATATCCAGAGTACTAACTCCTTTTGTTTTAGCACGCAAACGTCTAGCCATATTCGTTGCCGAAGTCAAATTAGGATGCACCAAAAATCTAGCTGCTACCTCTACTGAGAATTCGTAAGTACTAAAAACACGGTCAACCGGGTTTCTTAGTATTGTCACCACAGAAGTTCTTTCGTCTGGAAGTTTGGACATCATGCTATAGTCATCATGATTCACCAATAACCTGCACTTCGCCTTGCTGCACATAGAACAGAAGGGCACTGTAACTTTTTGTAAACTTTGTTAACCCAAGATTTGAAGGAAAACTAAGAAGACACTTTTGAGCAGAAGCAAAACTTTTTGACTCAAATGACAACCAAAATTTTACTGagtaaagaaaaaatgaacttAAATTCAGGCATCGCAATTCTTGAACCTTAAAACGCATCTGGAAATTATCCATATATCAACTCACTTTGCAGGAAAAAGAATAGGTAAGAGACTGTCTTTGTGTGGAGTGTCTATCATGTGCAGAGATTCTATCTTTCTGAGTTAATACCTATACTTCCATTTATTGCGTAAAACTCCAATAAAAGCAAGACCAATAGTAAAGTCATATCATTTTTTAAGATACAAATTATCAACCATCATGAGTGCATTATCATGCTAAAAAACATATTAAATACTCTGAAAAGAGAATCAGTTGATGAGCCTGTAATAACAAACACACGGTGCAGCTGAATGTACGCCAACAGATGAATTTGTACCTGGGATCGAAACGCAGCTTATCATATGAACGGGGACATTCCTGAGAATTAGAGTACAGCTTCTTCAAGAAACTGCAAGTcaacaataaaagaaaaccagaTATTATTGCCGACGAACTTGACAGATGATCAGACTCATTCTCCCAATAAACAGAAGATTACCAGTGAAAGTATGTCCGCCCTCCGGTTCTTGGAACATGGAGAAAGAACAGCAAATCACGCAACGTGTGTGCATCTGCTTTAGCTTCTTGATTCACTGCAGAACTTGCCCaccttttcacaattttttcaCAATGGCCAAAGTTGAATTTGTCGGGAGAAGCATTAGCTGATAAAAGAAGAGTAAATCTGGAGTCAGCatctaaataaacaaatagaGGCAAGGGAAAAATACAGGACACACtctataaataattgaaaatgaatttgGATAAACAAAAGCTCATTAGAATCCCCATCACAGTTCCTAAAAGAATCTGAATTCAATCATATATTTAAAGAATTATTCTGGCTATCATGCCTTTATAACTATTTACTACAACCTACGACAAATACTTAAGACCCCAGGTCGGTGCAAGTCAACAATGAAAGCAGCCTCTTGAATTATATATAGCTGCTATCACTTATCTATTAAAACCAAACTGAATCCagaataagaatataaaatcATCAATCACTAGTTACTGGCCACAAAACAAATATACGTCAATGAGGGGAACACTTGAATCGGATAGCAAGAAATACATACTCAATCCCAGAAGAATCAATAATGCTGCCAACTTCAGCAGAGTAGAAACCATCAGGCCCATCCTACTGCAGCCCCTGGaagatgaaagaaaaagacaacAAGGGGGCACTTGTTAAGTGGAAATCTCAACTAATAGTGATCAGTCTTGTAACTGAAGAAACCCAAAACACCacattaaattattttcagttttCTTATTCTAtataaatgtgtatatatatctaactCTATATATGTGTTAAAAACCGAACACCAGCTGTTACAAAATCATCTCTTTCAGATACTTCTGGATATGTAGGCgatgaaaattatgaaaattaacaTCGGTTCTTGCGGAATTCCTGTCGGACATATACAGACGATTAAATTATACAAAGGAAATTGTTTAGGAGTAAATGActaaggaaaaagaaaacagaacACAGGAAAGGTACGCTTTCAAATCCTAAAAGCACGCAGCGGTGCCAAGAGAAGAAGACAGGCAGCATCAAGACATCAATTTTATACTTTCTCAATGCTCAGAAATGGGGAAGAGAAGGAACCCTTAACCAAAACCCTCTCGGCAGGACGGAAGGAAAACCAAGCAGAGGGAGTCTCGAATGCATTCAAGAAATGGAGTGACCCAGATAGAGAACGGAACCCAACAGACGGCAACAAAACCGAAGCATGTCGATAGCTGCAATAAGCAGAGAGACAAGCCCACTACCCCCCATTGACAGAATCGGGAACACTGAGAAGGGACACGGCCCTACCTGTACCGGGAATCGGGATCTCGTGCTCATAAATTCCCTCGGACTCTGCAGGGGACAGCGTGTCCGCGATCCCCGGGGCCCACTCGGATCCTTCCAGACGCGATGACGCAGTTCCGGTCGTCTCGTCGGGGATCGGCGGCGAGTCTTCTCGGCATCCAAACGGCGGGAATTTGATGCCGGGAAGAATCTCAGCCGCCAAGGGAGAGACCCCCTTTTATTCTTTCTTGACGGAACCACCAATCAATGCTCCGTCTCCAAAACGGAAAAGCGTgtttttgatttgattagaGATGCGAGAGGGCGAACGCAAAGggaacattttctttttgacttttttagTCAATGGTTGACCAAGGTAAACTGGTAAGATTACCACGccattttttttcgatatataCTCCGCTATCCAAAAGTTTAATAGATCGTGACTAATCTAGTTCTGAAAATTGAGTATTGCAATTATTCTCCCTCTTAATAAGTGCGCTTCTGAAGACTCGAACTTAATCACACCAATCAATTTTAAGAGGGCATTATGTATGAGGTAATTCTTGTGGATTATTATATTTGGTTGAAGTAGATTACTATTTAGATTACCGGCAAAATTACAGGTGAAGTAACATTATCGAGCCATGTAAACATAGCAGCATaacattattaataattttaaaagtgaaaatttatttaaattaaatttaaattaccaATGATCTTATGAGAATTCTAATACGACTCTGCGTCATGTGGTATAAGCATCCAAGGCCGTCAAATGCGCTTGGGGCCCGTACAGACCCATCTCATGCAATGCATCTGACAGCCATATACATGTTTCACATGACACAGAGTCATGCTAGCAAGACTCGTGATCTTAATTGATAGAATGACTTTAGATTGAGTTGGGTtgattgttattattttctttttttcggtagagatattattattactattattattggGATAAATGAGTTGGGTTGAAAGTTTTATCCAACTACAATCAATCGCATATTATTATCAGGTAATTAAGgaggaataaataaaattgtaataaacAGATTGCAGTAAACGAGTGAACGCAATTGTGAGAATATGGAAAGTTGACCACAGATTCATCAACCGAATTGTGAGAAACTTATTGAGTAtcgccctttttttttttttttgcttggacATTGAGTATCATCCAGTTGTTATTCATAAACCTAAAGAGGATTTCAGTGGTAAGGCTTCGCTTACATCAATTAGTCACGTAATGAAAGATTAAATTAGACCGGTGTCGTGTATATTACACGGAATGGTTTCAAACAAAATTCATGGAATTGGCATGTATCTATCTCAAGGTAGTTGAAAGGCTTCGAAAGAATGAATAAAGCATTGTCGGTGCTTATTTGGATTGCGGGTTATAGCGAGTTATGGAGGAGTGAGTTATGCACTCTTCATGACCTTTTATAATTCATTGGTTCATAATTCGTCATAACCTACAATCAAAACCACCACTAAAAGAAATGAATAATTTTACCATGCCTTAGATGGACGATTTCTTAGCCGTTAAACTAACATTGGCTTTATTCTTTATTCTTAAATGTTGATCCAACGATGCCGAGATGATAATGAACCGGATAAATTCCCAGCAGCATTGAAAGCCATCTAAAGGTTTTTGCATTTAAAACTTGGAGAGCGTTGTTAATGTTAAAATGTGGGAGCGTTGTTAGATGATGTTGATAATGGTGTGATGTGTAGATAGGGGGACATGACATGACATGACTCATGAGGTGGTGCGGTGGCGAGCCTTTCATTTCTGGTATTGGGCTCTCTATGGGATGTGGGCGCTTACGTTGGCTTTTGGGCCCACCCACTTTTTCTCCAATTTAGAcaagatattatatatatatatatatatatatataaattatggtGCCGAAAGTCCGACGATAGTAAGGAAAATGTACAAAAACTCCCATCGTGATTTGAGTTTAAGATAAATTGCAGCCCGTAGTTTTTCTAGGGATAAATAATACTGTGTGATTTATTTCGCGAGACATAATGGATCTCACCGTTAATTTATTCATTACTTCTGgaacttttcttattttattattaccaTCAAActtttaaccttttttttttgcaatttgatcctaaaatttgaaaaaaaaaagaaggaaagggGCTTGGGTTGCTGGTTGATGACCCCGATCCCACCACCGAGGTTGCTGACACCCACAGAGGACACCGGAAACATTGAGGGTAAGGTCGGGATCGTCAATTGGGGGCCGTAGCCCCAGACCCCACCTCCATGGTAGTCGGCATTCTCTGTGGGTGCATGCGACCTTGGTGGTGGGGTTGGGATCGCCGACCGATGGCCCTTCCCCCTCCCCaccttccatttttttttcgatttttaggatcaaattgaaaaaaaaagttgaaagtttgaaggtaataatggcaaaaagaaaagtttgaggactAGACGCGacgaaaaaattaatggtGATGTCCATTATATTTCACCAAGTGAACCGCATGGTGTTAGTTGtcccaaaaaaaatcacataattcaatttgtttcaaacTCAAATCACAATACgggtttttgtattttttccttaatataataatgtctttcattaaaaaaaaaaagggaaaggaaaatgaaatggCAATCGCAAGTCACCGCATCACCtcccccccccaccccccccacTAAGCTCGGATATTCACATAGTGCAGAAAACCATCGAGCAATATTTGAAAACTAAGACAATATTTGATTCAAATTCACATGGACCCATTATTGGCAATATTTAAATGGAGTCTTGCCTCATAGACTCGGGAAATTAACATTTGGGGTACGTTTGGTTGCCATATGAATTGAAATTTCGAAATCCTTATCCGACATTTGATGATGATAGGATGAAGATAAAGATTGGTACAAGAtaacatataataattaagaaactaatccttatattatatttcatcaaaagaaatgaagaaatgTCTTTGTTCTGACAttgaatttaccaaaataactattgaagaattttatttttgaagcCATCGGGGAGTGATGGATAGGGGTGGTAGTGGCCAATCTTTGACctccctcttctctctctctctctctctctctctctctctctctctctttgaggAGAGGGATAGGAGGATAAATCCAGAGCGGCGGATCCAATGCCGGCTATCACCGTCTAGGCGACCCACACCGATACGGCGAAGCCCTCCTTCCATTCCAGTCCtcgattttttaataaaagattttagattttaatttatttttctgaagattaaaaaatattttacgttCTGGGGCATATTGGTCATTTCCATAAATATCTTTATCCTAAGCTTTGGTTTACTACAAACACTCATTTAGGAAATCCAATATCCttagaatttcaattttagtttCGTCCCACTCTAAATGTCATCCTTAACTTGGTGAGCGCTTCAGATTCGGTCAGTGGAGGTATCTGAAAacaagatattttgaattatctCTATATTCGAGGCGAAGAGATGAAacattattcaattcaatgcACGGCCTACCCATCATGGATAATTCTCCACTTAGTTGTCCAGCAAAATTAGTGATTGTGAGTATCCTATTATAAATTGAAAGGCTATAGTTGACGTGTCAACAAATTATAGAAGGTGTTGATAggatttactctttttttttatactatgATATCTGAAAATCCAAAATATTCcgactaatttaatttgagttgaatcgATTCATTGACAAGTAAAATTCTCCtaacgtgaattttttttttccataaaattcatctgagattttatttaaagagaaCATGTATCAAACTAATCGAACATACCTACATCggttttttttactttttttatatattaaaaataacgATGATTCATTATACTAGACTCGGTAATCTCCATTCCCACTAAAATCCCCACTGAAAAAAATGATGACGGTGAAAATGATGGTAACAATAAGAGCCACCGTAGGTCGTGGTGGGTGGGACCTACCAACTACCAAGACAGACCCCACATATAGAAGACGCAGCACAGTTGCTCCCAGGATCACACGCTATTTGCCCTTTGTATGGCAACCTTGTATagcttttttttggtagaagtCTTGTATACCTTTGCTGAAATGAAATCACAGCTTCAGATATCAGATCGTATCCATTATATCTTCCTAACATAGATTGAATCATTATTTCGTACAAGGATCTGAAAGCGGCTAACGGGCACAAAATACAAGAACTTTCTGTTGCAGCGAATCGCCTGCTTAGCAATAAGCAAAGGCAGAGTTtgattcttttctctcttttcatgTCTGAATTGATTGAATTAAAGAATCTCCTAGTTTGCGCACGCCACACACAACCTAAATATGATATCACGGCCTCAGTAAAACCGACTTAGATGCATCCAAATGGTTGAGCCAACATGTCCCGAGAAGATACTCCGGAAGCTCTTCCTCTGTATTTGCCTGGAAGAAAGAACCATTTTTTGCCACAAATATCAGCAATGACTCATACTCATAGAGAGAAGAAACAATACGTGAAATGGAAGGTTTGAGATGATGGGAGGGCAACGAGATACTCGCAGTACCTGTATCAAGAATGCCATTTCGATGACTAGGTTGTTAAGGTAGCCAAGGACCAGACTTACCACTCCCCGAGCAACTGTCGATGACCCAATATCGACTCCAAGCTGGGATAAAAGTTACAGATTCAATGTAAGCTGTTGAAGAACTTCCAAATGATAAATCTTGCACAATCATTGCAGTGCGTTTTCACGGTATCTCACTGGTATAGTAGGTACTCAGTTGTTTACGATCACACATTTCCAATCCCAAATGATCCCAATATATGCCATAATTCAAGAATTTGTAATTCCGATCCTACTCCACAAATGAAATTCGTTTAACATTTGATTGAGTTACCTCCAAGTAGTTGCTCCCTCGGAAATAATTGATTTCAAGGGCTTGTCCTATAAGGCAGGCTTTCTTTCCTACGCTCTGCTTTACTATccaagaaccctgaaaaatcatatttaacaGAGATGaaccaaacaaaatatataacgTGGACAATACCAACTCAAACAACAACGCCTACAAGTTTTTATTAAAACCGTGAAAGCAATCACTTAAGCGCCAACCTTTGATATGTAAGGTATAAGCTTGAATCTAGAATTTCTGTATGCATTGTCACCATTGATAAAGCTCTCAAGCAAGGGTGAATCTTCAACAGGAGTACTCATCATGTAATATAGGGCAAGACTGTATGTGGTTGAGCCTGGAACCTGAAAAAGCCAATGTAATGATATCAACGACATCAACATCGTCAAAGATCTTTCCTTTATACTCCCTTTCATTGAAGGTCAAAAATTTGATGGAAGAGGTAGACAAgcggaaaaaaaattacctgTATGTTTATAATGAAGAAAAATTCTGGTCTGCCATTTGCTGCATATTTCTGTgacaaatataatttttaaatcatgcTAATACGACGGAATAAGTATAGAATTGCAAGTTGTTTTGACAGCTAAAATGGTTGCATGTGGTAAGTATCAACCTGAACAATGCTCCCGGGTCGACCTGCAAGGTCGTCTTCTCTCTTGTCAGATCTTAACCAATCTGCAGCAACCATTTGCATCAATGTGCCCTTTGCCTTAACCTGGAAGATggaaaggaaataaaaggcaCGAAATAAGGACAAGCCAATGGGAACCCACATTATCCCGATGACAATAAATCACTGCTGGCAATTAGTCTGGCTACTTGAGATAAGAAGCTAgtgatatatatgatataccTTCTGGCGGTCCACCAGATAATTCTTTCCACGGATCAAATAAGTAGAGGGGTCACTTGTTGTCCAAGTGGAAAGTGAAGTACATGTCGGGTCTTGAGGTAGGGTAGCTCCATAGCGAAATGAGGTGTTCTCGTCCCTCACCGTCTCCTGTAGATCCACATAGCCCCTCTTTTGAACTGTAATAAGTAAGATTTTAGACACACTAGTCGTGAATAAAACTAGGATGACAACAGAGGAAACTAGTATTCTTTGCTACAAAGCTTAAAGTTAACACGAATTCTTGCCTGCAAGATCATGTAATTTTTTCACAAAACCAGCTGCAGTAGATAATTTTGGATGACGTGTATCCTGCAATTCAAATaccaaaattaaataagaagATGGTCATCTTACCCAGAATCCCCTCTACTGATGATCAATGAATTTCTGGAGGTGTTTGATGAAACTTCGTAAACTAAAGGAGGACAGAGATCGAGGAGAGGGTAGTAAATACCACCCCTCTTTCAGATTAGCTGGTACCTGATTATGTGTTTCTGGGCCAAAATCATAAGACCAGCCGCTTTCTGATTGGTCATAATCTGAAGGGTCTGGAATATCAAAGAATTCATCAGCAGCATCATTTAAGCTTACGAGACTTGCATGATCAGAAGCTGCTCTCTCCACTTCTTCAGCAGCATCTCCCTTTGTCTTACTATCTCTTGTCCATCCTGTGGCTTCATGCTGTTGCACTCTAATACTCCTTGACAATTCtccagaaaaaaaatctaaggAAGGATAATCTCCTAGTTTTGCTTGAAATAACTCTCTTAATGCTGTGAATAAAACAGATAATCAGTTATCCAGTTAAATGTTAGAAGATCCATAGTGCGAAAAATGCATACATATAGAATTATTAAGAACAGCTGAGGTTTACCTGCAACTCTTCCTAGCATTTTGATTGTTATGGATTGAGCAGCAGTTCTATGGAGGTACGTTTTCCAATATTTCCAATCAATAGCCAGCATGTGCTTTACAACCGACTCTTTCCCCTGGTTTAGAGGAGATATGACATATCCCCCACCTGCCAAACAGAGAAAGTCTCATTACATTATTCCCCAGCAAGTGCAATTTTGTCTGGTggccaaacaaatgaaatcTAATAAGGCTATTACTTATACTGTCTATGGCCAGAGTGAGGAATTGATCATAATACATGTCTAAATGAAACATGAGTACAATGATGGCCAAATTGACTGAAGTAGTGAAGAAGACAGCATGCTGACAGGTGGTATTAATAGTAATTGAGTCTAATATATCATGTATCCCAGAATATGTGAACCACCATGAAAAGGCATAACACTATGATGTAGAGactcattaataaaatatttcatgaatAAGCACAAAGTGATAATCTTGCGAGAGAGAAACAGGCTACTAATTAACACTGTTATTGTACGTACACATGTGCACATTGTTACTCATACTCCATAATATCTCAAGCTGAGCATCTAGGGGCCTTTGTGGAGTGCATGAATCAATAAGATAatgcaataaaaaatttaacaaaagCAACCAAAGTTAGGTTCTCAAAGTACTCTTCCAGCATACATTACTTTTTAGGCAGGCGCGTACATAGCCTTTTTGAGGTGGGCATTTCTTGTGAAACACTGAATGGTAAAGAATAACTGCCACAAAAGGAAAAGCCATTAGCTCATGATCTAGACATATATGCTGAGGGTAACATCTAAAAGATCTCCTTAAGAGATCAGTACCATATGTtccatcttcttctcttctccagTAGCGGCGTAATAAAAGATCTCTGCGTTTCATTCCCCTGAATTTATACAAACGTAACTTCAGGAGCTCAAGGAGATATAAACCATGCATCTACTTTGGGAATAAAAGTGATGAGTGTTGCATAATTGATCTAACCAAGGTAACCAATCGTTGTATAGCTGCTTGTGGATAATATCAGTATGACCATCGAGGTGCTCTACCACACTTCCCTTATAAAAGCAGAAATCCCATCTGCAGATCAAATTGCAATGTTTATGGTGAATGACTAATACAGATGACACTGATAAAACAAGAGCAAGAAGCAGCCTTTTTCTCAAATGTTAGTGACTATTGCATAAAAAATATCAGTATCGTGATGCAAAGCAATGAGAAGACTTCTAATGAGGCAGAGAAGTTGCTTTCATAAGCTTCCAGATAGAATAGGACGAAATGCATGTTTCAAGAATGAATATTCTTAATTATGTCACTTTATTCTCTTGCAAGTTCACAACTTAAAcaagatttaaaaaaatatgaaagaatTTCTGAAGGACATATTCAAAAATCCAACTTCAGTTAAAAACCACTTAAATCATAAGTGACTTTTGACTTGCGTGGGGCTCAAAATTACTTTGAGATGCCTTCCTACCCTCCTCTCAGGCTCTCCCTTCCTCCCCTTCTCGTTAAAAGTAGTTACTTAAAAAACAGCCTAAGCATCTaattaaatgtaaataaatatacaaatatatatattttcagaatATGTGATTTACATTTGATTTCATTTCACAAAGGTGAGAAATCCTAATAGATATTATCTGCAACAAACGGAACTCATTCCTATCAGTCATCACTCTGTAGCCACTACACATGCAGTCAAATATTTGTTCAGTCTTTGAAAATAAACAGTCGCCACAAAGTATGCCAAAGGTtagcttgtttggtttcaaagtaagattttaacgggccgtttggattcagagttaaagtcaacgaaactttaactttaactttaactgaGGAAGAAGACAAGGATTTGTcggcccaccagtttgactttaaataaaataaatggatgTAGTAGATAATGGTGTATAATGAGATTGTGTGTTTGAATAAGATATGGGAcgcaccagtttgacttttcaaatgtgtgttttgttgtgtagtgtagagttaaagttaaagttaaaatcatggtGATTTTAACTTCGAATCCAAACAGGGCctaaaatcttactttaacttaattttacccacaacaaaacaatattactcatacaaagtcaaagggtgggccccatacataaccatttatcctactctttttcaaaatcaaaatctgattttaaaatgttacttacaaaccaaacgcagcattaaATAACTGAACATGAAATTTGCTCTTCATGATCCTAACTACATCCGATGTTCTGATAAGACATTACAACACATCCACCatataaaataactaaaaattcAGCTTTCAAATTACAAAGTTCAGATGACTGAATACTCACTCTGATCTTGACACACCAAGAGACATAAGGGTTTGAAAAATGGCCTCTGATGTTCCATCAACCACCCCAACAGCCATTATTGCAGGATGGTCATCCCACTGCAACCAGTACTCAGCTGTTAGATGATGCATGGAACACTCAAACCAAAAGCAAGAAAGATCGAGAAGCAGCAGACCTTGCTACGCAGATTTCTGTCTTTTGCTTCTTTAAAAAGTCGCAGTCCTGCATAATATGCACTTAATAAGTCATGCTTCAAGTTAAATCAAGCAATTCTACATAAAAGAGAACTTACCATTGTGGCAGCCGAAGATGGTCCACGTTGAAGGTGCAATGACATCAGATGTCGCTCGATCTGCATGGATGGATGAACTAAGAGTCCAGTCTATGGAATTAATGTTATTTACCCTATTTGATCCGCTTAACCTGATCAACATCAAAACAGAGGCAAAAGTATTGAAGTAGCACATAAgcgatgaatttttttttataagcaaaAAGGCTAGGAGGGGGAGACCAGAGGGGCTCCACAGCCGCCATAGAATGTTCCATTCGCCTGAATGGGTAAAGGGCTCGGTGAGACATAACCCACCTAGATCACCATGACCCTACCAAAGCGCATAGTGGACCGGAACAGCTCCTATAGGATAGAGGACAAGGGTCTACTAACGCAAGCGCTTTCGTGTTTAAGTCAAGTTTCGATCCCTTGACCTCCCCTTCGGAAGACGAAGTCCGTTACCAACTAGACTACCACCTTGGTGGTACATAAGCGATGAATTAAAATGCATAAGTCAAGCAACTTATTTTCAGAAATCCAGTCAAGACATGGCTATATGGTTTACCAATTTAATGGCAGGAGCATCAGCCCCTTTGGATCTAAACCACATTGAACTAATCTTGTTCAGTAATAATCTAAGCCAAGCAGCAAATATGTCTTGTGCACACGGTGAAAATGCTTTCACTAATTAGGGTTATTGCCGCATCAAAGTACTGGGGGTCGGTATGGCTAATTAAGCAGTTTAAAAGACCAGATAGGCAATACTGGGAATAAACGGCCGGACTTCCATTCTGTGTGCCTTACATGAAAGATTGCCTTGGGTTGTTTGAGCAGCTCATAATACTATCTCCTGATTCTGGAACATCCTGCGAAGAAGAGAAACATTTGGCTTTTTAAAAGGTAGAGATAGAGAGTTCTGCAAGATAAATAGAGTTGAAAAGTTTGAACCTTTAAAACGACTTCCTGAAAGGCATGAATCCATTTTGCTGCTTCTTCAGGACTACTTGCTCCAAGCTGTTAATTTTATTACAACTAAGAACTGTGAGTTAAAACAATATGATCTATTTGGAACCGAAGAACAAAAGAATTAGCAGGCACAAGAGTTTCTGACGCACCTTGAGCTGATCATTATGATTGGAAGTATTGTAAAGtgtaaatatgaaaaataccTACAAGAGCAAACAATTATTAGCAACTACTATAGATTTGccccaaaaaagaaagctAATACAAAAATGTTACCGACAGAAAAAGAATCGTGGAAAATTATGGTGCGTAAGAAGACATGAATGATGATCACACTTTGCGATGAATGCTCTCTCTTCCATTATCTGCAACCCGTATGCAAGGATCTATGACCGCACTTCTCAAAGGCTCCTGCCATGAGAAATCAGTGCTTGATCGACAATAGAGAAGTGAAAGTCAAATGAGGAAATTATTAACCATTCTGAGCCAGGTTGCGCTAAGCAGAGATTGAAGAGCAGTAAAGGCACTTCCATGTATTTCATAGACATTTCCTCATTTCACCCGCCAAGCTTCACAAGCTTGTCAACTCAACTGACCTCCCCTACATACCCATCATATAAGTCTGCACTTGCCATTCCACAGCAAAGTTTTCTACCCCTGGCATTGAGCTAAGCAGAACCGGAACAACTTTTAGAAATCAATTTCCTCCCTAGTCCATAGATATATCTATATCCCGCCATCATGACTTGTATAGTATACTTTAACATCTCACTAAACCCAGTTCAGCaagttcaaaaaaattcacaaagcAATAAAGGGCAATTACATTTAAATTGTTTAAGAAAATACAATCATGTCCTCTTTGGCTTTAAGCTCCAAAAGAATCTTAGTTAGCCGCAATTTTCATTCTGTCAGAGTGACAGTTCTCCAGTCTTATATTAAACATGATCGTGGATTTCACCACCGAGAATCCCACTCTGAAGCACACGCCCTCTTCATGCTGCATGATCCTCTTCTTTTACCCATTTCGAGTATCACGCTTGGCTTAGTAGTGTATCGGCTAAAACAGCTAAAAAAATGCACTTGACTATGAAAATTTATGAACTACGCTACCCACTATCAAGAA from Punica granatum isolate Tunisia-2019 chromosome 3, ASM765513v2, whole genome shotgun sequence includes:
- the LOC116200205 gene encoding protein ENHANCED DISEASE RESISTANCE 2 isoform X3, which translates into the protein MSCSNNPRQSFMLSGSNRVNNINSIDWTLSSSIHADRATSDVIAPSTWTIFGCHNGLRLFKEAKDRNLRSKWDDHPAIMAVGVVDGTSEAIFQTLMSLGVSRSEWDFCFYKGSVVEHLDGHTDIIHKQLYNDWLPWGMKRRDLLLRRYWRREEDGTYVILYHSVFHKKCPPQKGYVRACLKSGGYVISPLNQGKESVVKHMLAIDWKYWKTYLHRTAAQSITIKMLGRVAALRELFQAKLGDYPSLDFFSGELSRSIRVQQHEATGWTRDSKTKGDAAEEVERAASDHASLVSLNDAADEFFDIPDPSDYDQSESGWSYDFGPETHNQDTRHPKLSTAAGFVKKLHDLAVQKRGYVDLQETVRDENTSFRYGATLPQDPTCTSLSTWTTSDPSTYLIRGKNYLVDRQKVKAKGTLMQMVAADWLRSDKREDDLAGRPGSIVQKYAANGRPEFFFIINIQVPGSTTYSLALYYMMSTPVEDSPLLESFINGDNAYRNSRFKLIPYISKGSWIVKQSVGKKACLIGQALEINYFRGSNYLELGVDIGSSTVARGVVSLVLGYLNNLVIEMAFLIQANTEEELPEYLLGTCWLNHLDASKSVLLRP
- the LOC116200205 gene encoding protein ENHANCED DISEASE RESISTANCE 2 isoform X1 — translated: MGDGGAAMEGWLYLIRSNRIGLQYSRKRYFVLEDHHLKSFKSAPLSKDEEPLRSAVIDPCIRVADNGRESIHRKVFFIFTLYNTSNHNDQLKLGASSPEEAAKWIHAFQEVVLKDVPESGDSIMSCSNNPRQSFMLSGSNRVNNINSIDWTLSSSIHADRATSDVIAPSTWTIFGCHNGLRLFKEAKDRNLRSKWDDHPAIMAVGVVDGTSEAIFQTLMSLGVSRSEWDFCFYKGSVVEHLDGHTDIIHKQLYNDWLPWGMKRRDLLLRRYWRREEDGTYVILYHSVFHKKCPPQKGYVRACLKSGGYVISPLNQGKESVVKHMLAIDWKYWKTYLHRTAAQSITIKMLGRVAALRELFQAKLGDYPSLDFFSGELSRSIRVQQHEATGWTRDSKTKGDAAEEVERAASDHASLVSLNDAADEFFDIPDPSDYDQSESGWSYDFGPETHNQDTRHPKLSTAAGFVKKLHDLAVQKRGYVDLQETVRDENTSFRYGATLPQDPTCTSLSTWTTSDPSTYLIRGKNYLVDRQKVKAKGTLMQMVAADWLRSDKREDDLAGRPGSIVQKYAANGRPEFFFIINIQVPGSTTYSLALYYMMSTPVEDSPLLESFINGDNAYRNSRFKLIPYISKGSWIVKQSVGKKACLIGQALEINYFRGSNYLELGVDIGSSTVARGVVSLVLGYLNNLVIEMAFLIQANTEEELPEYLLGTCWLNHLDASKSVLLRP
- the LOC116200205 gene encoding protein ENHANCED DISEASE RESISTANCE 2 isoform X2 yields the protein MGDGGAAMEGWLYLIRSNRIGLQYSRKRYFVLEDHHLKSFKSAPLSKDEVFFIFTLYNTSNHNDQLKLGASSPEEAAKWIHAFQEVVLKDVPESGDSIMSCSNNPRQSFMLSGSNRVNNINSIDWTLSSSIHADRATSDVIAPSTWTIFGCHNGLRLFKEAKDRNLRSKWDDHPAIMAVGVVDGTSEAIFQTLMSLGVSRSEWDFCFYKGSVVEHLDGHTDIIHKQLYNDWLPWGMKRRDLLLRRYWRREEDGTYVILYHSVFHKKCPPQKGYVRACLKSGGYVISPLNQGKESVVKHMLAIDWKYWKTYLHRTAAQSITIKMLGRVAALRELFQAKLGDYPSLDFFSGELSRSIRVQQHEATGWTRDSKTKGDAAEEVERAASDHASLVSLNDAADEFFDIPDPSDYDQSESGWSYDFGPETHNQDTRHPKLSTAAGFVKKLHDLAVQKRGYVDLQETVRDENTSFRYGATLPQDPTCTSLSTWTTSDPSTYLIRGKNYLVDRQKVKAKGTLMQMVAADWLRSDKREDDLAGRPGSIVQKYAANGRPEFFFIINIQVPGSTTYSLALYYMMSTPVEDSPLLESFINGDNAYRNSRFKLIPYISKGSWIVKQSVGKKACLIGQALEINYFRGSNYLELGVDIGSSTVARGVVSLVLGYLNNLVIEMAFLIQANTEEELPEYLLGTCWLNHLDASKSVLLRP